DNA from Candidatus Thorarchaeota archaeon:
AGTCACTGATAGCGCATCTTTTGATAGTGATGTTGAGTTTAATCTGCAGGCATCAGCGGGAGGCGTTGCCATGAGTATTGATTTACCTTCTACTATTGGCGGCAGTTTTACAGGTACAGCGTCTTTCGGAGGTGTTGATGTAACTACATCAACATGGATTGAGATATCAAGCGGTCACTATGAGACATCTAACTACGATTCGGCGTCTCAGACTCTTACAATAACTGCATCAGCAGAGTTTGGAGGAATACAGGCTACGTTGTCTTAGTTTAATTGGGGGGAGTAACAATTTTTCCCCTCCCCTTTTCTTTATCTTGGTTGAATTTCCTCTTTTTTGTTTGTGAGTGTTTATTCCCTTTTTTGAAGATGAACATCAACCCGTGCTCCACCCAATTCAGAATCTCCGATTTCGATTCTTCCATCATAGGCTTCAGCTATCTCTTTCACGAGATATAGCCCTAAGCTAGATGTTTCAGTTTCCTCGTCATCAAAGTAGGTTTGGTTGATTTCTTTCTGTACCTTCTTTGGAATTCCCTTGCCATCGTCTTCAACTGATATCACTGCATCAGTATCTGTTGATTTAACCGATATTCTGATTTTGTTTCCTTCGGAATGTTCCAGTGAGTTCTCTATCAGGTTGGTGAAAAGAGGCTTCAGCAATTTCCCCCCCTGAACTTCCAATTCCTCTTCGGGTAGGACGGTCTCTATGGAGAACCCAGCTCCAAAAGGCCGGAGGTTCTTCTGTTCTGTCACAGATTGCACGACGGATTTGATAGCAACAGGCTCCGTTTCTTCCTCCTCTTCAACTTCTCGTAGCAAACGGACTCGCTCGATTATGTCTATTTGCTCTTTCGTGCCTGCCCATGCCTTTTCAACGATATCTGCTTGCCCCTCGGTCAAGTTAGTATGCCCTAGGAGATCTAAGAATCCTTGAACCGCCTGAATTCTATTCAGTACATCATGCCTGAGAAGAGAAAGCAAGAAATCTGTGCGTCTTTCAGCATGTTTTCTAGCTGTAATGTCTAGTGTTATTTCCACGGCTCCTATCGTCCTGCCTTCTTCGTTTTCTACTGGGTTACCTGTAATCAGCCACCACCTACCATCTGGTGTCTTCATTTCCCCAGAACAAGGCTTACCCATTTGTAGTGCCCTTTCAACGGGACATTCCTTGCAGGGCATCTCTCTATTCGCCCATAATTCGTGACATCTCTCTCCCGTGATATTCTTAGGCTCCATATCTAGGGATTCAGCTGCAACCTTATTGGCCCAGATTACTTTGTGGTCCAAATCTTGAAACAGGATAAGCCCTGGAGAACTGTCAAGAATTATCTCTTTTTCATGCTCTGACGCTTTCAGCTGGAGCTCAGCTTTCTTTCGTTTGGTTATGTCTCTTGCATATAGACAAACATACGGAATGTTTCCAGATTCATCTTGGATTGGCGATATGACGTATTCATTCCATACTGGCTCTCCATTTTTTCCTTCTCTTACATCTTCCCCGTGATATGACTCCCCAGTCTTAAATACGCTCTCTAAGGCTTCTCTTCTCTTAGTGCTAACATCGCGATAGAGCTTCCAAGTTGTATTTCCAATGATTTCATCTGGCTTTTTACCCAAACGCGCTGCGTATCGAGTATTACAATCAAGTACCCGACCATACTTGTCAAGGAGAGCAATAGCATCCAGTGATGCCTCCATGATACTCCGAGCTCTTCTCTCGCTTTGTCTGAGCCTAAGCTCAGCTTCATGCTTTTCTCTTGCGAAGAGGATATCGCCTGCCACTTCTTGTAATAGGTTCTTCTCTTGTTCCTTCAACGGAACCTGTCTGCTTACAACTACACGAAGAAGGCCTACTGGTTTTTCATCTGATATCATTGGAACCAGGATATTTCTATGCCATTCTCCTTCGCCATAGATATATGAACAATCTGTGCATGCCACTGTGTTTTCAATAACTTGCATTTCGGATGTCGAAAGAGTACGCCTCACGCAGTCCGGAGCTGTACCTTCACCTTCGGGTGTTATGGCCCACTCTTTGCTTTTCCGAAGCATCCCTGTACTGGCAAGTGGACGGACATGATTGTCATCTTCTTCACAAAAGGCAATAGAACAACCAAGGTATCCTCGTGTTTCCATAAGGAACTCACATATCTTCTGAAACATGATTTTGAAGTCTGATTCCTGTACAATGACTTGGTTAATGTTTCTAATTGCCATTAGCAATGAGTTGAGATTCTCAATCTCCTTCTGAGCATCTTTGTATTCCGTTATATCAACTAGTGATGCGATGCTCTTTTTGGTTCCAGGAATCATTGATATGAGCAAATCAACAAGTTTTACTTCGCCGCTTTTCGTGACAAACTGAAACTCGTACCTGTTAGGAACCAATTCAGAATCTTTTCTTCTCAGCTTATGATATCGCTTCATTCTATCGAGGTCTTCTTCTCGTACGAATTTCGTCCATTTCACTTTGCCCTCTATTTCTTCCTTCGAGTACCCACTCAATTCTTCGCACTTTGAGTTCATCAGTGAGATTGTCATGTCTTCGTCCAGAAAGGCTGTTGCGGCTCCCGTATTCTCGAATATGGCCCTATGGATAGCCTCACTTCGTCTCAGTTCTTCTTCGGTCTGTCTTCGCTGAAGAATCTCGGAGACATGACTGGCGAGAGTTTCAATTGCGGACTTATGTCGAACCTTTTCGCCTTTTGGTGGAAGGATAGTTATTCCTCCATACGGCTTATCTCCTAGTGCAAAGCCGATTGAATATGCAGAATCAATGCCCAGCACTCTCTCGGCGACTTTACAGGTAGTTCGAGAAACTGTGCCTGCCATAAGTGTGTAAATACCTCCAGGTATTCGTTCCAATTTCCCTGTCGTATAGAGATGTGAGGCTTCTCCCATCTCATTGGGGTCCAGAGACATCTGAGTTACTGCATCTCCAAATAGATTCAAAATCTTATTACGTATCTTTCCTGGAGCTACGAGGGCTCGTAGAGTAACCCTCTCCGTTTCCCGGTCATAAAGAGTTGTAGCAACAACACTATCTTTGTTAAGCTCGTGCACGGTTTCTGCTATCAATTGGCATATTTTGTTTACACCATCTGTGCGGCTAGCGGCTACGATAGTTCTGTTAATGGTGCGCAGCTCGCCAATAAGCCGTTCCCTTTCCTCCTCCATCTTCTTACGCTCAGTGATATCTACTGCTAAAACTAGAATACCTTCCATCTCGCCCGTATCTTCTTCAAGAGGAATAACATTAAGCAGGAAATGTTTTCCCGCATAATTTCCCTCGAAGGTGACTGGCTCTCCCTTCAACGCTCTCTGATAATGGCTTTCAACTATTTTTGCTGTATCTTCCGGAAGCACTTCTGAAACAGTCTTGTCAATTAATTGTTCATTTGAAAGACCCATTTCATCCAGCATTTCCCCCGCACTAAACACAAATTGCAGGTTTTGATCCAATATGTGCACAATTCCGTTTGGGATATGCTTGGCAATGAGTTTATACCTCTGTTCAGCTCTCCTCCGCTTATTCTCCGATTTGTAGTGTTCTGCTTCCTGAATGATTGCGTCTGCCAGCATTCCGTATGCCACGCGTACATCATGACCTTTCTGAAGATACCTGTCTGCTCCAAGATTTAGAGCTTGCATGGCAACCTCTTCACGTCCTCTTCCGGTGAATAGAATAAACGGTATGTCCGTTTCCTTCCTCAGCTCTTCTAGCAGCTCTAGTCCATCCATTTCTG
Protein-coding regions in this window:
- a CDS encoding PAS domain S-box protein, with the translated sequence MKILLVDDEANLLDMTKTFLEKEDARFNIDSTTSGESALHLLGENDYDVVVSDYAMPEMDGLELLEELRKETDIPFILFTGRGREEVAMQALNLGADRYLQKGHDVRVAYGMLADAIIQEAEHYKSENKRRRAEQRYKLIAKHIPNGIVHILDQNLQFVFSAGEMLDEMGLSNEQLIDKTVSEVLPEDTAKIVESHYQRALKGEPVTFEGNYAGKHFLLNVIPLEEDTGEMEGILVLAVDITERKKMEEERERLIGELRTINRTIVAASRTDGVNKICQLIAETVHELNKDSVVATTLYDRETERVTLRALVAPGKIRNKILNLFGDAVTQMSLDPNEMGEASHLYTTGKLERIPGGIYTLMAGTVSRTTCKVAERVLGIDSAYSIGFALGDKPYGGITILPPKGEKVRHKSAIETLASHVSEILQRRQTEEELRRSEAIHRAIFENTGAATAFLDEDMTISLMNSKCEELSGYSKEEIEGKVKWTKFVREEDLDRMKRYHKLRRKDSELVPNRYEFQFVTKSGEVKLVDLLISMIPGTKKSIASLVDITEYKDAQKEIENLNSLLMAIRNINQVIVQESDFKIMFQKICEFLMETRGYLGCSIAFCEEDDNHVRPLASTGMLRKSKEWAITPEGEGTAPDCVRRTLSTSEMQVIENTVACTDCSYIYGEGEWHRNILVPMISDEKPVGLLRVVVSRQVPLKEQEKNLLQEVAGDILFAREKHEAELRLRQSERRARSIMEASLDAIALLDKYGRVLDCNTRYAARLGKKPDEIIGNTTWKLYRDVSTKRREALESVFKTGESYHGEDVREGKNGEPVWNEYVISPIQDESGNIPYVCLYARDITKRKKAELQLKASEHEKEIILDSSPGLILFQDLDHKVIWANKVAAESLDMEPKNITGERCHELWANREMPCKECPVERALQMGKPCSGEMKTPDGRWWLITGNPVENEEGRTIGAVEITLDITARKHAERRTDFLLSLLRHDVLNRIQAVQGFLDLLGHTNLTEGQADIVEKAWAGTKEQIDIIERVRLLREVEEEEETEPVAIKSVVQSVTEQKNLRPFGAGFSIETVLPEEELEVQGGKLLKPLFTNLIENSLEHSEGNKIRISVKSTDTDAVISVEDDGKGIPKKVQKEINQTYFDDEETETSSLGLYLVKEIAEAYDGRIEIGDSELGGARVDVHLQKRE